The genomic segment CGGGTCGCCCGGTGAGATCCTTGTGCGGGGTCCGAATGTGACAAAAGGTTACTGGCGGCGCCCGGCGGCAACCGAACGTGCCTTTACGAACGGATGGCTGCATACAGGTGATATCGGGTATCTGGACAGCGATGGTTTTCTGTATGTCCTGGACCGGCGCTGTGATTTGATTATATCCGGTGGAGAGAACGTTTATCCGGCGGAAATCGAATCTGTCCTTATGAGTCATCCTGCTATTAAAGAAGCCGGTGTCATCGGTGTAAAGGATGAAAAATGGGGAGAAGTCCCCTGTGCCTTTGTCACCATAGCCAAAAACGAACAGCACATTACTGAAGAAGAGATACTCCGCTTCTGCGCAGGCAGGCTCGCCCGCTACAAGATCCCTGTCCGGGTTATTCGGGTTGACGCCATGCCGCGGAATGCCTCGAGAAAATTATTGAGAAGGAAACTGGCGCAGTTTTTACCGGAAAATTTACACACAAAATATGATCTATAACGCCGGTTAGGGTATGATAAGAGCAGAGGGTACACCATGGAGTGATCGATCCGAAAAGAGGCGTGCATGATGATTATTGTCTACTTAAGCCTGATACTGGTTGTCGCAGCGGTCATTGGCTTTTTTGTTTCAGCTTCAAGAACGGCCAGACAAATGAAGGGGTCATTGGCTAAAATTTCCAGAACGAGTGAACGCCTGCGTCGCCAGGCGGAAAAAATCGTCATTGAGAAAAATGAACTGACCGAGAAAATATCAAACATGCAGCTGGATTTTTTCAAAAAGAAAGAAAAAGTCCGGAAGCTTTCACGTCAGATTCAGCAGACGAATTATCTCGTACGTGACAACCTGTATAAATTCATGATGTTCATTAAAAAAGAAAAAGCATGAACAGAAGCGTGTGCTCTTGTCCATGCTTTTTGTCTGAATTAACCTGTTACTGTTTCAAAACGCGGAGCTACGTTGATCCGCACATTTCCGTGTACGGCTTTTGCGATCATGCAGTCTTTTTCAGCCTGTCTGATGCAGAAGGACAGCCTTTCACGCAGATGATCAGTGATTTGTCCGGAAAGACAGATGATCGGCCGGTGTGTCACACTTTCAAAATGAAGTCCCCCTTTTTTGGTTACTGAACCTTCCGACTGAATAGAAATATGGTCATAAACGATGTTTTCCTTATGCAGTCTAATGCCAAGCGTGATCATATAGCAGGAAGAAAGTGCACTGAGCAGCAGTTCATCAGGATTTGTTCCTGTACCGGCTCCCCCCATCGACGGATCGACGGAAATCACATTTTCCAGATTGCCGGCTTTGATCCGGCCGCTGCCGTCCCAGGAACCACGCCAGCATCCGCCGGCATGGAAGGTAAAATCAGTCAAAATATCGCCTTCTTTAATTCGCTTTCTTTCATTATAAAGGATTGTCCGTTGTCGCTGCAAAAACGGGGATTCGATGTCTGAACAGGCAAAACCTGACGTGCAGTTTTGTACAGACATCAGTGGAGGAGGTTCATGATGAATCAAAAAAATGTTGCCGTCCGCTGGCTGTGGCTGGTGCTTGTCAGTGCACTGCTGTTTCTGATCTTCGTTCTGCTTGTGCGGGTCCCGGAGGTCCGTTCTCTGGACAATCGCCTGATCCAGGCACTTGATCCGTTCAGGACAGACACCCCTATTTTTTTCTTCTCTAAAATAACGGATTTTGGGGCGAGCCGGCTGTTAATCATCATTATTATTCTGACTTCTCTTTTTCTTATTTATAAAAAGAGATTTGTGGCGCTGGTTCTGCTGCCGCTGGCTTTCTGGGCTGAACGGGGAATGAATTCACTTCTGAAACATTGGGTGATGCGGGATCGCCCTGATTTTCCCCACCTGGTCCATGAGACAGGTTACAGTTTTCCCAGCGGCCATGCCATGAACGCTGCCACAGTCTATGGACTCCTTATAATTCTGATTGCTCCGCTGATCCGTCACAGGTCCATGCGCAGACTCTGGATCGCGCTTTGTCTGGCGATGATCGTTCTGATCGGTTTCAGCCGGCCGTTCCTTCGTGTCCATTTTTTTACAGATATTCTTGCCGGTTACTGCATGGGCGGCGTATTTGTCGGAATAACTGCACTGATTGTCATTTTTATTGATTCCAGGCGCGGATGCCGTTAAGATGAAAATAAAGTGAAACTTCAATCAGCCGGGATTTTCGGGCGCACAGATCGTGCCCGTGCAGGCATTGCAACAGGACGTCCTCGTTTTTAGCCTAGGCCCATCCCCCAATGATTGTTTGTTGAACCCATCGGGCTCCTGCGGGCAGGTATCCCCCGCCTGGGCATGTTTACGGCCCGTCCTTCACTTCTTTATCGTCCATACGCCGCAGCCGCATCTCGACGGAGTTCATCCTGTCTTCGGAC from the Sporolactobacillus sp. Y61 genome contains:
- a CDS encoding OsmC family protein, with product MTDFTFHAGGCWRGSWDGSGRIKAGNLENVISVDPSMGGAGTGTNPDELLLSALSSCYMITLGIRLHKENIVYDHISIQSEGSVTKKGGLHFESVTHRPIICLSGQITDHLRERLSFCIRQAEKDCMIAKAVHGNVRINVAPRFETVTG
- a CDS encoding phosphatase PAP2 family protein, whose protein sequence is MNQKNVAVRWLWLVLVSALLFLIFVLLVRVPEVRSLDNRLIQALDPFRTDTPIFFFSKITDFGASRLLIIIIILTSLFLIYKKRFVALVLLPLAFWAERGMNSLLKHWVMRDRPDFPHLVHETGYSFPSGHAMNAATVYGLLIILIAPLIRHRSMRRLWIALCLAMIVLIGFSRPFLRVHFFTDILAGYCMGGVFVGITALIVIFIDSRRGCR